In one Pseudomonadales bacterium genomic region, the following are encoded:
- a CDS encoding DUF6702 family protein: MLRPVGCSALRSLIAVALVLCTTFAATTADAHRLRVAITTLLFNDHSGRIEVMHRFYLHDAEHALTELMGRGADLFDSVEDRQRFAVYVHERFELGVLDDSDTLNGNKSPDENVRPLPLRLIGAEIEDDSLWVYQAIALPATPISGLQVSQRALQDIWPDQVNTVNIERKGRISTLTFRADTPTQSIRF; the protein is encoded by the coding sequence ATGCTGCGACCCGTCGGATGCTCAGCGCTGCGCTCACTGATCGCGGTAGCGCTGGTGCTGTGCACAACCTTCGCTGCAACAACCGCAGACGCCCATCGCCTGCGTGTCGCCATCACGACCCTGCTGTTCAACGACCACAGCGGCCGCATCGAAGTCATGCACCGCTTCTATCTGCATGACGCCGAACACGCGCTCACCGAACTCATGGGCCGGGGCGCGGATCTGTTCGATTCGGTGGAAGATCGGCAGCGGTTCGCTGTCTATGTGCATGAACGCTTTGAACTTGGTGTCCTGGACGACTCCGACACGCTGAACGGCAATAAAAGTCCTGATGAAAATGTGCGGCCACTGCCGCTGCGGCTGATCGGCGCCGAAATCGAAGACGACTCCCTGTGGGTTTACCAGGCCATCGCCCTCCCGGCTACCCCCATCTCCGGGCTGCAGGTGAGTCAGCGCGCGCTGCAGGACATCTGGCCGGATCAGGTGAACACGGTCAACATCGAACGCAAGGGACGGATCTCCACCCTCACCTTCCGAGCCGACACGCCGACTCAGTCGATCAGATTCTGA